In the genome of Leptospira inadai serovar Lyme str. 10, one region contains:
- the prfA gene encoding peptide chain release factor 1 — MLDRLEKIQQKYLKISDELTTASNPEDLKRLYKERSRLTPLFEKISEYQKLIQDRKDAEELLKTEKDGEMRSMYEEEKRSASERIESLEKELEIMLLSPDPNSGKNILVEIRAGTGGDEAGLFVADLYRMYTKYADKQGIKHEIIDSSPTGIGGLKEIVFALENDRAYDLFKFEAGTHRVQRIPATESGGRIHTSAVTVAVLPEAEESEININENDLRIDVYRSSGSGGQHVNTTDSAVRITHIPTGIAVACQDEKSQHKNKAKAMRILSARILEKQAEEKKAAADALKKQMVGTGDRSERIRTYNFPQGRCTDHRIGFTSHNLSGIMEGDLDDLIGALTEEDRAKRLAESQTQ, encoded by the coding sequence ATGTTAGATAGACTAGAAAAAATACAACAAAAATACCTTAAAATCTCGGATGAACTGACCACGGCCTCCAATCCGGAAGATTTAAAGCGACTTTATAAGGAACGGTCTCGTCTTACTCCTTTATTTGAAAAGATTTCAGAGTACCAAAAATTAATTCAAGATAGAAAAGACGCCGAGGAACTCCTCAAAACGGAAAAAGATGGGGAAATGCGTTCGATGTACGAAGAGGAGAAACGATCGGCCTCGGAACGAATCGAATCTCTCGAAAAAGAGCTGGAGATCATGTTGCTCTCTCCCGATCCGAATTCCGGCAAAAATATTTTGGTGGAAATCCGTGCGGGAACGGGTGGGGACGAGGCGGGACTTTTCGTTGCCGATCTGTATCGTATGTATACCAAATACGCCGATAAACAGGGAATCAAACACGAAATTATCGATTCTTCCCCGACCGGAATCGGCGGGTTAAAAGAAATCGTTTTTGCTTTAGAGAACGATCGTGCGTACGATCTTTTTAAATTCGAAGCGGGAACTCATCGAGTCCAACGTATTCCCGCGACCGAATCGGGCGGGAGAATCCATACGAGCGCTGTGACGGTCGCGGTTTTACCGGAAGCGGAGGAATCCGAAATTAATATCAACGAAAACGATTTACGAATCGACGTTTATCGTTCTTCGGGATCCGGAGGACAGCACGTAAATACAACGGACTCGGCGGTACGGATCACGCATATTCCGACCGGCATCGCTGTCGCTTGTCAGGACGAGAAATCGCAGCATAAGAATAAAGCCAAGGCGATGCGAATTTTAAGCGCTCGAATCTTAGAAAAGCAAGCCGAGGAAAAGAAAGCCGCCGCGGATGCATTGAAAAAGCAGATGGTGGGGACCGGGGACCGATCGGAGAGAATTCGGACGTACAACTTTCCGCAGGGACGTTGTACGGATCACCGCATCGGCTTTACTAGTCATAATCTTTCCGGTATAATGGAAGGCGACCTAGATGATTTAATCGGGGCTTTAACGGAAGAAGATAGAGCAAAGCGACTGGCGGAATCCCAAACTCAGTAA
- a CDS encoding PLP-dependent transferase: protein MLREVEESFRRICGERIPFSNIHAVSMSLPQVLDVVGYEEKRVETLSRLKAGYPRFIAHAYVERILDHNRETKGIEGPQFILNSRKVADHIVNLFKIENAVIFEDEGIITLKIPPGKEKEGEVLSFIQHTGCLVSSRKAEDYLFKKGLIDSVFPEETRTQDAEKRIIRDLKNLYPGKDLEVFLTNSGMNGIYTSFKVLDEIRASEGKDLWLRLGWLYVDNIRILEKYSRGSHIFHEVGDLTELEEFLKKEGNRVAAILTESPTNPLIRVPDYPKLKELLAQYGIPLVADISVAGSAVVDLSPFADVIVESLTKFACGHADVMMGAIFLNPASPYFRKLKDRCPDFIEQPYIRDMQRMAFEVEGYRERVAAIGKNAAILAEFFQRHPKIKAVHWSGSDENHGNFSKIARDKNLHCGVITIEPGIPLEEFYNSLELLKGPSFGTEFTLNMLYMYLAHYELVSTEAGRGFLKEVGLDPSLVRISVGRENPDLLIAEYKKALGD from the coding sequence ATGTTAAGGGAAGTAGAAGAATCATTTCGAAGAATTTGCGGAGAAAGAATTCCGTTTTCCAACATTCATGCGGTATCGATGAGTCTTCCCCAGGTTCTCGATGTCGTTGGTTATGAAGAAAAGCGAGTCGAAACTCTTTCCCGTTTAAAGGCGGGTTATCCTCGGTTTATAGCCCACGCTTATGTCGAACGAATCCTGGATCATAATCGGGAAACAAAAGGAATCGAGGGCCCTCAATTCATCCTAAATTCCCGAAAAGTCGCCGACCATATTGTCAATCTTTTCAAGATAGAGAATGCCGTTATTTTCGAAGATGAAGGAATCATTACGTTAAAGATTCCTCCAGGGAAGGAAAAAGAGGGCGAAGTACTCTCTTTTATTCAGCATACCGGATGTCTTGTTTCTTCCCGAAAAGCGGAGGACTATCTCTTCAAAAAAGGACTCATCGATTCCGTCTTTCCGGAAGAAACTCGCACACAGGATGCCGAAAAACGGATTATCCGGGATCTCAAAAATTTATATCCCGGAAAGGATTTGGAAGTCTTTCTCACAAATTCCGGTATGAACGGAATTTATACATCCTTCAAGGTCCTGGACGAGATTCGAGCCTCGGAAGGGAAGGATCTTTGGCTTAGACTCGGTTGGTTATATGTGGATAATATTCGAATATTGGAAAAATATTCGCGGGGTTCCCATATTTTTCACGAAGTCGGAGATCTTACCGAGCTGGAAGAATTCCTAAAGAAAGAAGGAAATCGCGTCGCGGCGATTCTAACGGAGTCTCCGACGAATCCGCTAATACGGGTTCCCGATTATCCTAAGTTAAAGGAATTACTCGCTCAATACGGAATTCCTTTGGTCGCCGATATTTCCGTAGCTGGATCGGCGGTCGTCGATTTATCGCCTTTTGCCGACGTGATTGTCGAAAGCTTGACTAAGTTCGCATGCGGGCACGCGGACGTAATGATGGGAGCGATCTTTTTAAATCCTGCTTCGCCTTATTTTCGAAAATTGAAGGATCGATGTCCGGATTTCATCGAACAGCCTTATATTCGCGATATGCAACGTATGGCATTCGAGGTGGAAGGTTATCGGGAAAGAGTTGCCGCGATCGGTAAAAATGCGGCAATTCTTGCGGAGTTTTTCCAAAGGCATCCCAAAATCAAAGCCGTACACTGGAGCGGTTCCGATGAAAATCACGGAAATTTTTCTAAAATCGCCCGGGACAAAAATCTTCACTGCGGCGTGATCACTATAGAACCGGGGATTCCTTTAGAAGAATTTTATAATTCTCTGGAACTTTTAAAAGGGCCGAGTTTCGGTACTGAATTTACATTAAATATGCTTTATATGTATTTGGCGCACTATGAGCTCGTTTCCACAGAAGCCGGTCGAGGATTCTTGAAAGAAGTCGGACTGGATCCGAGTCTTGTGAGAATTTCGGTCGGTCGAGAAAACCCGGATCTTCTCATCGCCGAATACAAAAAAGCCCTAGGTGATTAA
- a CDS encoding alpha/beta fold hydrolase, translating into MGSIPLDELKSKYANSESKFIKIDDLNIHYRDVGNGPVIVLLHGVCSSLHTWDAWNEKLKHKYRVVRLDLPGHGLTGPSSDINKLDLVEAVQILNKFLKALKIDKFYLVGNSMGGYISWNYALQFPEKVQKLVLIDAAGYAQPLPPMIAFGSHPLVSPFAKHILPKFLIESSVEQVYGDKSKVTPEIKDRYSDLSMREGNRKAYNYFFVLARERFTNPKLSVGINRIKRPTMVMWGTKDEWLTFEYFGNWKLDLPGARFQIYEGAGHIPMEEIPDRTVKDFEDFIASK; encoded by the coding sequence GTGGGCTCCATTCCCTTGGATGAATTGAAGTCTAAGTATGCGAATTCCGAATCGAAGTTTATCAAAATCGACGATCTTAACATCCACTATAGGGATGTGGGAAACGGCCCGGTTATCGTTTTGTTGCATGGAGTTTGTTCATCTCTCCATACTTGGGACGCATGGAATGAGAAGCTAAAGCACAAATATCGCGTCGTAAGACTCGATTTACCCGGACACGGATTGACCGGGCCGAGTTCGGATATCAACAAACTAGATCTTGTGGAAGCCGTTCAGATCCTAAATAAGTTTCTGAAGGCTTTAAAGATAGATAAGTTTTATTTGGTCGGTAATTCTATGGGCGGTTATATTTCCTGGAATTACGCCCTTCAATTTCCCGAAAAAGTGCAGAAACTAGTCTTAATCGATGCTGCAGGATATGCGCAACCTTTACCTCCTATGATTGCGTTCGGAAGTCATCCATTAGTAAGTCCTTTCGCAAAGCATATTCTACCTAAATTTCTGATAGAATCGAGTGTGGAGCAGGTATACGGAGATAAGAGTAAGGTCACTCCGGAAATTAAAGACAGATATTCGGACTTGTCTATGAGGGAAGGAAATCGCAAGGCATATAATTACTTTTTCGTACTTGCTCGAGAAAGATTTACGAATCCGAAATTGTCGGTGGGAATTAATCGAATCAAACGACCTACCATGGTAATGTGGGGGACGAAAGACGAATGGCTTACTTTTGAATACTTCGGAAATTGGAAGCTGGATTTACCTGGAGCAAGATTCCAAATATATGAAGGAGCAGGGCATATTCCTATGGAGGAAATTCCGGATAGGACTGTAAAGGATTTTGAGGACTTTATCGCCTCTAAATAA
- a CDS encoding TetR/AcrR family transcriptional regulator, whose translation MKAKSPSPIANRAEARREQILEAALEVFSEKGYHEAGIADIAGKLNIGHGTCYRYFKNKLDILHAIVDRILFGMIEVVRNESPEKSNTLEEYRRQILNIGEKFFLLFGNDPRLGKIVFFDAMGLDEAIQRKVRLGIDKSAKLTELYLKNGVSKEFLRKDLDTRIASQAINAMMFEGIRISVSSGKDPKFARRWMEEMPKLMLEGMKKN comes from the coding sequence ATGAAAGCAAAGTCCCCCAGTCCGATTGCAAATCGTGCGGAAGCACGAAGGGAACAAATATTAGAAGCAGCCTTAGAGGTATTTTCCGAAAAAGGATATCACGAAGCGGGAATTGCCGACATAGCCGGAAAATTGAATATCGGCCACGGAACTTGTTATAGATATTTCAAAAATAAACTCGATATTCTCCATGCAATCGTGGATAGAATTTTATTCGGAATGATCGAAGTGGTCCGAAACGAAAGCCCGGAAAAATCCAACACCCTGGAGGAATATCGGCGGCAGATTCTAAATATAGGCGAGAAATTTTTTCTGCTTTTCGGTAACGATCCTAGACTAGGAAAAATCGTTTTTTTCGATGCCATGGGCTTGGATGAAGCTATTCAAAGAAAGGTCAGGCTCGGAATCGATAAAAGCGCAAAACTGACCGAACTTTATTTGAAGAACGGAGTCAGCAAAGAATTTCTCCGAAAAGATCTGGATACAAGGATCGCATCACAAGCGATTAATGCGATGATGTTCGAAGGTATTCGGATCAGCGTCTCGTCAGGTAAGGATCCCAAATTCGCAAGGCGTTGGATGGAAGAAATGCCTAAACTTATGCTGGAAGGAATGAAAAAAAATTAA
- a CDS encoding MASE1 domain-containing protein — protein sequence MIFLQPFTSRKKSKIFSSIAKILLTAFVYFLLAHIGFYTAAYSGYASPVWPASGWALAALILFGRKAAFGVMLGSFFYNISIKSDIILSTPFAPQFWGAIIIGCGSGTQALLGSILYHKFIPNIDLTQKTSFVIRFLWFETLVCTVSASVANAGLYLLGIVPAMAIPSTWVFWWLGDSLGVFLYFPFFLSWLRPDRSYVKKTALKETFPVILLLLLFAAVIFNVFRIYTLEVDFPISYLLVAMVVWSSLQFGIRESSLSLTLISGLAIFGAFHGSSQFLASSREVSLLLLQSFLSALSITSLLVLSVVRERREAERQLILSHAELEKLINDRTQELSKSNVSLGKTEARYKGLFENVPIAIFECDYSQVKALLDSLPIMGRLEFYRFLSRNSSFVSECSRSIQVIDANRESVKMFRAKSKQEAFSASRSIYNIEESREFIKLLYCIRQGSRIFEYDTFLISCDGTKFEATLRWSLPPEFEKTFSSVIVTAEEITGKKEAERQLKASLREKDVMLKEIHHRVKNNLQAISSLFSLQAEYVNDPKIHAAFAESQHRIQTMALIHDELYQSKDLGDIEFSGYAERLSGKIRAAYKIEPEVSLKMEMERLNLEVSVAIPLGLVLNELLTNCFKYAFPSGFRPESRERMVTVRIRKEKDFGILEVSDNGLGLPSDLDPFESPSFGLTLVQVLTRQLKGKLDFSSSAGKGTSFRIRFAIP from the coding sequence ATGATTTTTCTGCAACCTTTCACGTCCCGCAAAAAAAGTAAGATCTTTTCATCGATAGCAAAAATCTTACTCACCGCCTTCGTATACTTCCTTCTCGCTCATATAGGTTTTTATACGGCCGCATATTCGGGATATGCATCCCCCGTCTGGCCGGCTTCCGGTTGGGCACTTGCCGCATTGATACTATTCGGACGAAAGGCGGCATTCGGCGTAATGCTCGGATCTTTTTTCTATAATATCTCGATCAAATCCGATATTATTTTGTCCACGCCTTTTGCACCCCAGTTTTGGGGAGCCATAATTATAGGGTGTGGGAGCGGTACGCAAGCCCTACTCGGCTCAATTCTCTATCATAAATTTATACCCAATATCGACCTAACACAAAAGACGTCCTTCGTAATTCGCTTTTTATGGTTTGAAACTCTAGTCTGCACGGTCAGTGCATCGGTTGCAAACGCCGGGCTCTATTTATTAGGAATCGTACCCGCAATGGCGATTCCTTCGACTTGGGTCTTTTGGTGGTTAGGAGATTCGTTAGGTGTTTTCTTATATTTTCCGTTCTTCCTCTCCTGGCTGAGACCGGATCGATCTTACGTTAAAAAAACCGCATTAAAGGAAACTTTTCCGGTTATACTCCTATTGCTTTTATTCGCGGCCGTGATCTTTAACGTCTTTCGTATTTACACGTTGGAAGTCGATTTTCCGATTTCCTACTTGCTTGTCGCGATGGTCGTCTGGTCCTCGCTTCAGTTCGGAATTCGCGAATCCTCCCTATCACTCACTTTAATTTCGGGCCTGGCGATTTTTGGCGCGTTTCACGGCTCTTCCCAATTTTTAGCTTCCTCTAGGGAAGTGTCCTTACTCTTATTGCAAAGCTTTTTATCCGCTCTTTCCATTACGTCTTTATTGGTCTTATCGGTAGTTCGGGAGCGAAGAGAAGCCGAACGGCAGCTAATTCTTTCTCATGCAGAACTGGAAAAATTAATCAACGATCGAACACAGGAATTGAGTAAATCCAACGTCTCGTTGGGAAAAACCGAAGCCAGATATAAAGGCCTTTTCGAAAACGTACCTATCGCAATTTTCGAATGCGATTACAGTCAAGTGAAAGCGCTTTTAGATTCCCTTCCGATCATGGGAAGACTGGAATTCTATCGATTTCTTTCCAGGAACTCGTCCTTTGTAAGCGAATGCTCTCGATCCATCCAAGTTATCGACGCCAATCGCGAATCGGTAAAAATGTTTCGTGCCAAATCCAAGCAGGAAGCGTTCTCCGCCTCGAGAAGCATCTATAATATAGAAGAGTCCAGGGAATTCATTAAACTTTTATACTGCATACGACAAGGATCCAGAATTTTCGAATACGACACGTTTTTGATTTCCTGCGATGGAACTAAATTCGAGGCGACTTTGCGTTGGTCTCTTCCTCCGGAATTCGAAAAAACTTTTTCGTCCGTAATCGTGACGGCCGAAGAAATCACCGGAAAGAAAGAAGCCGAACGACAATTAAAGGCCTCATTGCGCGAGAAAGACGTAATGCTAAAGGAAATTCATCATAGGGTAAAAAATAACTTACAAGCGATTTCAAGTCTATTCAGCCTACAGGCCGAATACGTCAACGACCCGAAAATTCATGCGGCTTTTGCGGAAAGTCAGCATAGAATTCAAACGATGGCGCTGATTCATGACGAGTTATACCAATCCAAGGATTTAGGTGATATAGAATTTTCCGGGTATGCAGAGCGTTTATCGGGAAAAATTCGTGCGGCATATAAGATCGAACCCGAAGTATCCTTAAAAATGGAGATGGAACGCTTGAACTTGGAGGTGAGCGTCGCGATCCCGCTCGGACTAGTGTTAAACGAACTCCTCACGAATTGCTTTAAATACGCTTTCCCTTCCGGATTCCGGCCCGAGTCGCGGGAAAGAATGGTCACGGTACGAATCCGAAAAGAAAAGGATTTCGGAATTCTGGAAGTTTCGGATAATGGATTAGGCTTACCGAGCGACCTAGACCCGTTCGAGAGTCCTTCTTTCGGATTAACGCTAGTACAAGTTTTAACGCGTCAGCTAAAGGGAAAGTTAGACTTTTCGAGTTCTGCGGGTAAAGGAACGAGTTTCAGAATTCGGTTTGCAATTCCTTAA
- a CDS encoding bifunctional chorismate-binding protein/class IV aminotransferase: MLTTNRRSQVRKILREIDLKVLRGFQAVGWLSYEASSVFLHNDRYVEKDLHFGSPLAWFGIFDEYQTLEEEDLVEWMTSFNKDGYFLNYESSLDFEEFENSVLKIKQFLQKGDAYQINYTFPLNLTQSGSLGKLFFDLRKAQLVPYEAWFSIGKSEVSNTKHDILSLSPELFWSRKGREIRTFPMKGTRPRGGTKEEDLRLRKELADSPKDRAENLMITDLLRNDLGRISEFGSVNVPRLFSIEEYSTVFQMISEVHSILRKEIGFSEIFEALFPGGSITGAPKLKATEIISALEGERGIYTGAIALLSPNGETVSIPIRTLEFVERTSGIRDGRLGIGAGITIDSEPHEEWKECWAKARFMTESLNSIGGNFSIFTSMIAKRGTVYFSQDHKERMIVSARELGFPFSEEIWNESITEIRKKSESENKKNFRIRMILDAKGGLSSELEPFGENKKEGPILISGRALEVEPLSKHKTTVREIFQKENRKAVEAGYLDVIFLNDKKILLEGAIHSIFLKIHGKWFTPSLKSGILPGVYRKKLLSKLKVTETDLLPEDFDRADQVILTNAVRGIRRVTRIDRE; this comes from the coding sequence GTGCTTACTACTAATCGACGAAGTCAAGTACGTAAAATCCTCCGAGAAATCGATTTAAAGGTCTTACGCGGATTCCAAGCCGTCGGCTGGCTCTCGTACGAAGCCTCGTCCGTTTTCTTACACAACGATCGATACGTGGAGAAAGACCTGCATTTCGGTTCCCCGCTCGCGTGGTTCGGAATCTTCGACGAATATCAGACCTTGGAAGAGGAGGATTTGGTCGAATGGATGACTTCTTTTAATAAGGATGGTTACTTTCTAAACTACGAATCTTCCTTAGATTTTGAAGAATTTGAAAATTCAGTTCTGAAGATAAAACAATTCCTTCAAAAGGGTGACGCATATCAAATTAATTACACGTTTCCCTTGAACCTTACTCAATCGGGTTCTCTAGGGAAGCTCTTCTTCGATCTTCGGAAAGCACAACTTGTTCCTTACGAAGCTTGGTTTAGCATCGGAAAATCCGAGGTAAGCAATACTAAACATGATATCTTGTCTTTATCTCCCGAGCTTTTCTGGAGTCGGAAAGGGCGGGAAATTCGTACTTTTCCGATGAAGGGCACGAGACCAAGAGGAGGGACAAAGGAAGAGGACCTTCGTTTGAGAAAAGAGCTGGCTGATTCTCCTAAAGATAGGGCCGAAAATTTAATGATCACGGATTTGCTCCGGAATGACCTGGGAAGAATCTCCGAATTCGGTTCGGTAAACGTTCCTAGACTTTTTTCGATCGAAGAATATTCCACCGTTTTCCAAATGATAAGCGAAGTGCATTCGATTTTACGAAAGGAAATAGGTTTTTCGGAAATTTTCGAAGCTCTTTTTCCCGGCGGTTCCATTACCGGAGCTCCTAAATTAAAAGCGACTGAAATCATTTCCGCTCTGGAAGGCGAGAGGGGTATTTATACGGGCGCCATTGCCCTTCTTTCACCGAACGGCGAAACGGTTTCTATTCCGATCCGTACTCTGGAGTTTGTAGAACGAACTTCGGGAATAAGAGACGGTCGGTTGGGCATAGGAGCCGGAATTACGATCGATTCCGAACCGCACGAAGAATGGAAGGAATGTTGGGCCAAAGCAAGATTTATGACGGAATCCTTAAATTCTATCGGTGGAAATTTTTCGATTTTTACTTCGATGATCGCAAAGAGGGGAACCGTTTATTTTTCGCAAGATCATAAGGAAAGGATGATTGTATCCGCACGAGAATTGGGGTTTCCGTTTTCAGAAGAGATTTGGAACGAGTCCATCACGGAAATTAGAAAGAAAAGCGAATCGGAAAATAAAAAAAACTTTCGGATTCGAATGATCTTAGACGCCAAGGGTGGACTCTCTTCGGAACTAGAACCGTTTGGAGAAAATAAAAAAGAAGGACCGATCCTAATTTCCGGTAGAGCTTTGGAAGTCGAACCCTTGAGTAAGCATAAAACGACGGTTCGAGAAATTTTCCAAAAGGAGAATCGTAAGGCAGTCGAAGCGGGATATCTGGACGTGATTTTTTTAAACGATAAAAAGATTCTCTTAGAGGGGGCGATACATTCCATTTTTTTAAAAATCCACGGAAAATGGTTCACGCCATCTTTGAAATCCGGCATTCTCCCGGGTGTTTATAGAAAGAAATTATTAAGTAAATTGAAAGTCACCGAAACGGATCTTTTGCCGGAAGATTTTGATCGAGCGGATCAGGTTATCTTAACGAATGCCGTTAGAGGAATACGAAGAGTGACGAGGATAGATCGGGAATGA
- the thpR gene encoding RNA 2',3'-cyclic phosphodiesterase, with protein sequence MRIFLGISLPDRTREVLAGICYGLEGARWVSPENFHVTLVFLGEISSDKVEQVHEICASTIVKPFSISLHGLGWFRQKSPSILYAGVDRSLELQGLQKSLESGCRRYGFSVEKREYIPHVTIGRLRDVAQDKVMIYLNEFESIDFPAFEVSEFHVYSSRSGSEGPIYRIEDSFSLGES encoded by the coding sequence ATGAGGATTTTTTTGGGTATTTCCCTTCCCGATCGGACGCGGGAAGTCCTAGCCGGAATCTGCTACGGGTTGGAGGGGGCACGTTGGGTTTCTCCCGAAAATTTTCATGTTACCCTCGTTTTTTTAGGTGAGATTTCTTCCGATAAGGTCGAACAAGTGCACGAAATTTGTGCGAGTACCATCGTAAAACCTTTCTCAATAAGTCTCCATGGACTAGGTTGGTTTAGGCAAAAATCCCCGTCGATACTGTATGCGGGAGTCGATCGATCTTTAGAACTACAAGGGTTGCAAAAATCATTGGAATCGGGATGCAGACGCTACGGATTTTCCGTTGAAAAGAGGGAATATATACCGCACGTAACGATCGGAAGATTGAGGGACGTAGCCCAAGATAAAGTTATGATTTATTTGAACGAATTTGAAAGTATAGATTTTCCAGCTTTCGAAGTGAGCGAGTTTCACGTTTATTCGAGTCGAAGCGGTAGCGAAGGGCCCATCTATCGAATTGAGGATTCTTTCTCGCTGGGAGAATCCTGA
- the aat gene encoding leucyl/phenylalanyl-tRNA--protein transferase, whose product MRDYSDFFANPRTTKDEVVGIGGDLSIDRLLYAYTHGIFPWADKPLLWFSLDPRAIFDLNVLHLSSRVHRKIRQKKYTITINRAFEQVMRCCSYRPEEQTWITDTFLNGFARFHREGYAHSLEVWSEDGRLGGGIYGVAIGKFFAGESMFSFESDFGKIGLYHLFQLLKKDGFILFDTQQMNPVTLNLGAYEIPKSKFLDRLTDAVETPSKWRPSRLEN is encoded by the coding sequence ATTCGCGATTATTCTGATTTTTTCGCCAATCCTAGAACTACGAAAGATGAGGTGGTAGGAATCGGTGGTGATTTAAGTATCGATCGTCTTTTATACGCCTATACGCATGGGATATTTCCCTGGGCCGACAAACCTCTTCTTTGGTTCTCTCTAGATCCACGAGCTATTTTCGATCTGAACGTCCTCCACTTAAGTAGCCGTGTTCATCGAAAAATTCGACAAAAAAAATATACTATCACGATCAATCGAGCTTTTGAGCAAGTTATGCGTTGCTGTTCCTACCGCCCGGAGGAACAAACTTGGATTACCGATACGTTTCTGAACGGATTTGCGAGATTCCATCGGGAAGGTTACGCACACAGTTTGGAAGTATGGAGCGAGGATGGAAGATTGGGCGGCGGCATTTATGGCGTGGCAATCGGAAAATTCTTTGCGGGGGAATCGATGTTCTCTTTCGAATCCGATTTCGGAAAGATCGGACTCTATCATTTATTTCAGTTATTGAAAAAGGACGGTTTTATTCTATTCGATACGCAACAAATGAATCCGGTTACGTTGAATCTTGGAGCGTACGAAATACCGAAATCCAAATTTTTGGATCGTCTAACGGATGCCGTCGAGACTCCTTCAAAATGGCGACCCTCTCGCCTGGAAAATTAA